Proteins from a single region of Streptomyces glaucescens:
- a CDS encoding 5'-3' exonuclease has protein sequence MRGVTGRLMLLDTASLYFRAYFGVPESVKAPDGTPVNAVRGLLEFIDRLVKDHRPAHLVACMDADWRPKWRVDLIPSYKAHRVAEERPAGPDQEEVPDTLSPQVPVIEAVLDALGIARVGVEGYEADDVIGTFTARATGPVDIVTGDRDLYQLVDDARGVRVLYPLKGVGTLQITDEAWLREKYGVDGGGYADLALLRGDPSDGLPGVAGIGEKTAAKLLAEFGDLAGILAAVEDPRARLTPAQRRRLTEARPYLAVAPKVVRVAGDVPLPEVDTALPRAPRDPEAVEAIGERWGLGGSLRRLLMTLGA, from the coding sequence ATGCGAGGCGTGACCGGACGACTGATGCTCCTCGACACCGCCTCGCTCTACTTCCGCGCCTACTTCGGTGTGCCGGAGTCCGTGAAGGCCCCGGACGGCACGCCGGTGAACGCCGTGCGCGGCCTGCTGGAGTTCATCGACCGGCTGGTCAAGGACCACCGTCCCGCGCACCTGGTGGCCTGCATGGACGCCGACTGGCGCCCGAAGTGGCGGGTCGACCTGATCCCCTCCTACAAGGCGCACCGCGTCGCCGAGGAGCGCCCGGCGGGCCCGGACCAGGAGGAGGTGCCGGACACCCTGTCCCCGCAGGTCCCGGTCATCGAGGCGGTGCTCGACGCGCTCGGCATCGCCCGGGTGGGCGTCGAGGGGTACGAGGCGGACGACGTCATCGGCACCTTCACCGCCCGCGCCACCGGTCCGGTGGACATCGTCACCGGCGACCGCGACCTGTACCAGCTGGTGGACGACGCGCGCGGGGTGCGCGTGCTGTATCCGCTCAAGGGCGTCGGCACCCTGCAGATCACCGATGAGGCGTGGCTGCGCGAGAAGTACGGCGTGGACGGCGGCGGGTACGCGGACCTGGCGCTGCTGCGCGGCGACCCGAGCGACGGGCTGCCGGGCGTGGCCGGCATCGGCGAGAAGACGGCCGCCAAGCTGCTCGCCGAGTTCGGCGACCTGGCGGGGATCCTCGCGGCCGTGGAGGACCCGCGCGCCAGGCTCACGCCGGCGCAGCGCAGGCGGCTGACGGAGGCCCGGCCGTACCTGGCGGTCGCCCCGAAGGTGGTCCGGGTCGCCGGCGACGTCCCGCTGCCCGAGGTCGACACCGCCCTGCCGCGCGCCCCGCGCGACCCCGAGGCGGTCGAGGCGATCGGCGAGCGGTGGGGGCTGGGTGGTTCCCTGCGGCGCCTGCTGATGACTCTGGGCGCCTGA
- a CDS encoding siderophore-interacting protein produces the protein MAERPARKPRKAHSARVVRTERLTPHMQRVVLGGPGLAAFTAGTHTDHYVKLLFPPAEGITYPEPFDLERIREELPRDQWPVTRTYTVRAWDPELRELTLDFVLHGDEGLAGPWAMRARPGDTLRFLGPGGAYAPDPDADWHLLAGDESALPAIAATLEALPDGAEVRAFVEVAGPVEEQKIACDVDVVWLHRGDRPVGQALVEAVRALPFPEGRRVHAFVHGEAACVKELRRLLRVEHRIPREDLSVSGYWRLGHNEDGWQAAKREWNARIEAEQENVGASAA, from the coding sequence ATGGCAGAACGTCCGGCCAGGAAGCCGCGGAAGGCCCACTCGGCACGGGTCGTCCGCACCGAACGGCTCACCCCGCACATGCAGCGCGTGGTGCTCGGCGGCCCCGGGCTCGCCGCCTTCACCGCGGGCACCCACACCGACCACTACGTGAAACTGCTGTTCCCGCCGGCCGAGGGCATCACCTACCCGGAGCCGTTCGACCTGGAGCGGATCCGCGAGGAACTCCCCCGCGACCAGTGGCCGGTGACCCGGACGTACACGGTGCGGGCGTGGGACCCCGAGCTGCGCGAGCTCACCCTGGACTTCGTGCTGCACGGCGACGAGGGGCTGGCCGGCCCCTGGGCGATGCGCGCCCGGCCGGGCGATACCCTCCGCTTCCTGGGCCCCGGCGGCGCCTACGCCCCCGACCCGGACGCCGACTGGCACCTCCTCGCCGGTGACGAGAGCGCGCTGCCCGCCATCGCGGCCACCCTGGAGGCACTGCCCGACGGCGCCGAGGTCCGGGCGTTCGTGGAGGTGGCCGGGCCCGTGGAGGAGCAGAAGATCGCCTGCGACGTGGACGTCGTCTGGCTGCACCGGGGCGACCGGCCGGTGGGCCAGGCCCTGGTCGAGGCCGTGCGCGCGCTGCCCTTCCCGGAGGGCCGGCGGGTGCACGCGTTCGTGCACGGCGAGGCCGCCTGTGTGAAGGAGCTGCGCCGGCTGCTGCGCGTCGAGCACCGGATCCCCCGTGAGGACCTGTCCGTCTCCGGCTACTGGCGCCTCGGCCACAACGAGGACGGCTGGCAGGCCGCCAAGCGGGAGTGGAACGCCCGGATCGAGGCGGAACAGGAGAACGTGGGCGCGTCCGCCGCGTGA
- a CDS encoding RluA family pseudouridine synthase, with product MRRRTPVPPAPLPQRQGIDPVRVRLPAEGPWATVRDHLVERLSGAGPGVVDEMFDAGRIVGADGAAVPADAPYRPGMYVWFHRELPVEVPVPFPLRIVHRDEHIVVVDKPHFLATTPRGSHVAETALARLRRELGIPTLGAAHRLDRLTAGLVLFTVRPQERGAYQTLFRDRLVRKEYEAVAPYDPALTLPRTVRSRIVKERGSLTAVEVPGEPNAVSRVELLEHRAGLGRYRLVPGTGQTHQLRVHMNALGLPILGDPLYPVVAGPVPAGDFRDPLQLLASKLEFTDPVTGTAHRFRSTRTLAAWPGQ from the coding sequence ATGAGACGCAGGACCCCTGTTCCGCCCGCCCCGCTGCCCCAGCGCCAGGGGATCGACCCGGTGCGGGTGCGCCTGCCCGCCGAGGGGCCCTGGGCCACCGTCCGCGACCATCTGGTGGAGCGGCTGTCGGGCGCCGGGCCCGGCGTCGTCGACGAGATGTTCGACGCCGGGCGGATCGTCGGGGCGGACGGCGCCGCGGTGCCCGCCGACGCCCCGTACCGGCCCGGGATGTACGTGTGGTTCCACCGGGAGCTGCCCGTGGAGGTCCCGGTGCCGTTCCCGCTGCGGATCGTGCACCGCGACGAGCACATCGTCGTCGTCGACAAGCCGCACTTCCTGGCCACCACTCCGCGCGGCAGCCACGTCGCCGAGACCGCGCTCGCCCGGCTCCGCCGCGAGCTGGGCATCCCGACGCTCGGCGCGGCGCACCGGCTGGACCGGCTCACGGCCGGGCTGGTGCTGTTCACCGTGCGCCCGCAGGAACGGGGCGCGTACCAGACGCTGTTCCGGGACCGGCTGGTGCGCAAGGAGTACGAGGCGGTCGCGCCCTACGATCCGGCGCTCACCCTGCCGCGGACCGTGCGCAGCCGGATCGTCAAGGAACGCGGCTCGCTCACCGCCGTCGAGGTGCCGGGCGAGCCGAACGCGGTCAGCCGCGTCGAACTGCTCGAACACCGGGCCGGCCTGGGCCGGTACCGGCTGGTGCCCGGCACCGGCCAGACCCATCAGCTGCGGGTGCACATGAACGCGCTGGGGCTGCCCATCCTCGGTGACCCGCTCTATCCGGTGGTGGCCGGACCCGTCCCGGCCGGCGACTTCCGCGACCCGCTGCAACTGCTGGCGAGCAAGCTGGAGTTCACCGATCCGGTGACGGGGACGGCACACCGCTTCCGCAGCACCCGGACGCTCGCCGCCTGGCCCGGTCAGTAG
- a CDS encoding cytochrome P450, with protein sequence MTSDIPTRTGTDDLALAPPPGCPAHGLDGGALTRLHGPRPLDLRSLYEDLREEHGPVAPALLHDDVPIWVVLGHAENLRLVGTPALFSRDSRIWTPLVEGRVKPDHPLMPHIAWQPICSHAEGDEHRRLRGAVTHAMRPINYRILRRAVYRHAQALVNEFCERGEADLVNEYSEYLPMAVMCDLLGMPTEYDDRIVHAARDMLKGTETAIASNAYITEALARLTARRRAEPGEDIAGLLVSHEWGLTDDEVREHLRVVLIAAYEATANLLANALRMVLTHPGFRAQLNGGQMTVGQAVEQSLWDEPPFSTVFAYFAKQDTELGGRRIRKGDGLLFAPAPGNVDPRVRPDLKAGMRGNRSHLAFGGGPHECPGQDIGRVIADVGVDALLRRLPDVRLDCEEDELEWRESIASRHLVELPVRFATRPQQDVEQMPSHTPNPLEGPSWEPPPAEPVPSPSAAPAPRSGPEPEPGPQPQPQSQPEPEPGPRPAQRSAWQRFLRWWRGY encoded by the coding sequence GTGACGTCAGACATCCCCACCCGCACCGGTACGGACGACCTCGCCCTCGCCCCACCTCCCGGCTGCCCCGCGCACGGGCTCGACGGCGGCGCGCTGACCCGGCTCCACGGCCCCCGGCCGCTGGACCTGCGTTCCCTGTACGAGGACCTGCGCGAGGAGCACGGTCCGGTGGCCCCCGCGCTGCTCCATGACGACGTGCCGATCTGGGTGGTCCTCGGCCACGCGGAGAACCTGCGGCTGGTGGGCACGCCCGCGCTGTTCAGCCGGGACAGCCGGATCTGGACCCCGCTCGTGGAGGGCAGGGTCAAGCCCGACCACCCGCTGATGCCGCACATCGCCTGGCAGCCCATCTGCTCGCACGCGGAGGGCGACGAGCACCGGCGGCTGCGCGGGGCGGTCACCCACGCCATGCGGCCGATCAACTACCGGATCCTGCGCCGCGCCGTCTACCGGCACGCCCAGGCACTGGTCAACGAGTTCTGCGAGCGGGGCGAGGCCGACCTGGTCAACGAGTACTCCGAGTACCTGCCGATGGCGGTGATGTGCGACCTCCTGGGCATGCCGACGGAGTACGACGACCGGATCGTGCACGCGGCCCGCGACATGCTCAAGGGCACCGAGACCGCGATCGCCAGCAACGCCTACATCACGGAGGCGCTCGCCCGGCTGACCGCCCGCCGCCGGGCCGAGCCGGGCGAGGACATCGCCGGGCTGCTCGTGTCGCACGAGTGGGGGCTGACCGACGACGAGGTCAGGGAGCACCTGCGGGTGGTGCTGATCGCGGCGTACGAGGCCACGGCCAACCTGCTCGCCAACGCCCTGCGCATGGTCCTCACCCACCCGGGGTTCCGGGCTCAGCTCAACGGCGGCCAGATGACCGTCGGGCAGGCGGTGGAACAGTCGCTGTGGGACGAGCCGCCGTTCAGCACGGTCTTCGCGTACTTCGCCAAGCAGGACACCGAACTCGGCGGCCGGCGGATCCGCAAGGGCGACGGGCTGCTGTTCGCGCCCGCGCCCGGCAACGTCGACCCCCGGGTGCGGCCCGACCTGAAGGCCGGCATGCGGGGCAACCGCTCCCATCTCGCCTTCGGCGGCGGCCCGCACGAGTGCCCCGGCCAGGACATCGGCCGGGTCATCGCCGACGTCGGCGTCGACGCGCTGCTGCGACGGCTGCCGGACGTACGGCTCGACTGCGAGGAGGACGAGCTGGAGTGGCGGGAGTCCATCGCCTCCCGCCATCTGGTGGAGCTGCCGGTGCGGTTCGCGACCCGTCCGCAGCAGGACGTGGAGCAGATGCCGAGTCACACGCCGAACCCGCTGGAGGGGCCGTCCTGGGAGCCGCCGCCCGCGGAGCCGGTGCCCAGCCCGTCGGCCGCGCCCGCCCCGCGGTCCGGGCCGGAGCCCGAGCCCGGGCCGCAGCCGCAGCCGCAGTCGCAGCCCGAGCCCGAGCCCGGGCCGCGTCCCGCGCAGCGCAGTGCCTGGCAGCGGTTCCTGCGCTGGTGGCGCGGCTACTGA
- a CDS encoding GTP-binding protein, with protein MDFKGSDTVPGPRAEDRLPHTAQAAVKLVIAGGFGVGKTTMVGSVSEIRPLTTEETMTQAGIGVDDDFGSETKSATTVAMDFGRISVSDKLVLYLFGTPGQERFWFLWNGLFEGALGAVVLVDTRRLEVSFDVMGRLEERGVPFVVAVNAFPDAPRYPLEQLRTALDLAADVPIIECDVRRRASSRDVLMTLMRFLHTLALTGRLS; from the coding sequence ATGGACTTCAAAGGCTCTGACACCGTTCCCGGCCCCCGCGCCGAGGACCGGCTGCCGCACACGGCCCAGGCCGCCGTGAAGCTCGTGATCGCGGGCGGGTTCGGGGTCGGCAAGACCACCATGGTCGGGTCGGTCAGCGAGATCCGGCCGCTGACCACCGAGGAGACCATGACGCAGGCCGGGATCGGGGTCGACGACGACTTCGGCTCCGAGACCAAGTCCGCCACCACCGTGGCGATGGACTTCGGCCGGATCAGCGTCTCCGACAAGCTGGTGCTGTACCTGTTCGGCACCCCCGGCCAGGAGCGGTTCTGGTTCCTGTGGAACGGCCTGTTCGAGGGCGCGCTCGGCGCGGTCGTCCTCGTCGACACCCGCCGCCTGGAGGTCAGCTTCGATGTGATGGGACGCCTGGAGGAGCGCGGCGTGCCGTTCGTGGTCGCCGTCAACGCCTTCCCGGACGCGCCCCGTTACCCCCTGGAGCAGCTGCGCACGGCGCTCGACCTGGCGGCGGACGTCCCCATCATCGAGTGCGACGTCCGCCGCCGGGCCTCCAGCCGCGACGTCCTGATGACCCTGATGCGCTTCCTGCACACCCTCGCCCTGACCGGCCGGCTCTCCTGA
- a CDS encoding DUF742 domain-containing protein, translating to MTPPRRRRRHPGREPDPAPRKEGEGRNPERLFLIGEGNDGAAGLDLVTLIVTRAEPPGSLPPEQAAVLRLCETPLSGAELSAYLQLPFSVVSVLLAELLAAGLVQARAPIVRQALPDRSLLEAVMHGLQRL from the coding sequence ATGACGCCTCCGCGACGCCGGCGGCGCCACCCCGGACGGGAACCGGATCCCGCACCGCGCAAGGAGGGCGAGGGCCGCAACCCCGAACGGCTGTTCCTGATCGGTGAGGGGAACGACGGTGCCGCCGGCCTCGACCTGGTGACGTTGATCGTGACGCGCGCCGAACCCCCCGGCTCCCTGCCGCCGGAGCAGGCGGCGGTGCTGCGGCTGTGCGAGACCCCGCTCTCCGGCGCCGAGCTGTCCGCCTACCTCCAACTGCCGTTCAGTGTGGTGTCCGTGCTGCTCGCCGAGCTGCTGGCGGCCGGACTGGTGCAGGCGCGCGCCCCGATCGTCCGGCAGGCGCTCCCTGACCGTTCCCTCCTCGAAGCGGTGATGCATGGACTTCAAAGGCTCTGA
- a CDS encoding roadblock/LC7 domain-containing protein, translating to MIQQRGNIDWMLRDLVDGTLGIEMIVVLSADGLRIARHGGDPDAADRVAAACAGMQSLAHALTAEIEASEKGEMRLLLMEVDGGYFYLMNAGDNAYIAVLSDIRTEPGLMSGRMRDLIVRLGTHLTSPPRRNGQTV from the coding sequence GTGATTCAGCAGCGAGGCAACATCGACTGGATGCTCCGCGATCTCGTCGACGGCACCCTCGGCATCGAGATGATCGTCGTGCTGTCCGCCGACGGGCTGCGCATCGCCCGCCACGGCGGTGACCCGGACGCCGCCGACCGCGTCGCCGCGGCCTGCGCCGGGATGCAGAGCCTGGCCCACGCCCTGACCGCCGAGATCGAGGCCAGCGAGAAGGGCGAGATGCGGCTGCTGCTGATGGAGGTGGACGGCGGCTACTTCTACCTGATGAACGCCGGCGACAACGCCTACATCGCCGTCCTCTCCGACATCCGCACCGAGCCCGGGCTGATGAGCGGGCGGATGCGCGACCTCATCGTGCGGCTCGGCACCCACCTCACGAGTCCGCCCCGGCGGAACGGGCAGACCGTATGA
- a CDS encoding ATP-binding protein, whose protein sequence is MVSVQTPPGPRELPYGRVLLPPAIVMAAATGAAVAVVAHPARLAVGLVGGIATLLVLVTAAEAARRDRAFHRRQAEQARRGAYLEQLLAEQDQLIGRMTKEALPRSIRLLRGGLPTREVLERLVRTEPACRDLRRPHTDLLQAVLKAVESEVTQRSGAQQSFVHVAQRVQAIVHQQAKELREMEEDHGRNHEVFQDLLRIDHGNALIGRLADSVSVLGGGRPGRQWPLPVALYSVLRGAMSRILEYKRIELEAIAKVNIRGISVEPVIHACAELLDNATRYSPPQTQVHVSAHEVQYGVAIEIEDCGPPLNEESRERLEELMAMAAEGTDLEVIEDVPRLGFAVVGRLCRQYDMQISLRSSAYGGLRAVLVVPRIMMTDEPGVLGFVPHGIGAQSVAPRPPGSVEGPKRKPKVRRPTNPKIPATVSMEDDVPVVTEWTENGLPQRRSRVKTSLTQQLIDEAAWDQAVKEAAERAANAHRIRDNPWLTPDPEPEPEAEPAPEPEPEPEPEKEERPLPGMWVEAFYEGLKKDNPGDPTGFTRNPAAYQHLLKENQPNRSETARDGAGDEGDPT, encoded by the coding sequence ATGGTGAGTGTTCAGACCCCGCCCGGTCCACGCGAACTCCCTTACGGCCGTGTGCTGTTGCCGCCGGCCATAGTCATGGCGGCGGCGACCGGGGCCGCCGTCGCCGTGGTGGCGCACCCCGCCCGGCTCGCGGTCGGACTGGTCGGCGGCATCGCCACCCTGCTGGTCCTCGTGACGGCCGCCGAAGCCGCCCGGCGCGACCGCGCCTTCCACCGCCGGCAGGCCGAACAGGCCCGGCGCGGCGCGTACCTGGAGCAGCTCCTCGCCGAACAGGACCAGCTCATCGGCCGCATGACCAAGGAGGCACTGCCCCGCTCGATCCGGCTGCTGCGCGGCGGCCTCCCGACCCGGGAGGTGCTGGAACGCCTGGTCAGGACCGAGCCCGCCTGCCGCGACCTGCGCAGACCGCACACCGACCTGCTGCAGGCGGTGCTGAAGGCGGTGGAGAGCGAGGTCACCCAGCGCTCGGGTGCCCAGCAGTCCTTCGTCCACGTCGCCCAGCGGGTGCAGGCCATCGTCCACCAGCAGGCCAAGGAACTCCGCGAGATGGAGGAGGACCACGGCCGCAACCACGAGGTCTTCCAGGACCTGCTGCGCATCGACCACGGCAACGCCCTGATCGGCCGGCTCGCCGACTCGGTGTCCGTCCTCGGCGGCGGCCGGCCGGGCCGTCAGTGGCCGCTGCCCGTGGCGCTGTACAGCGTGCTGCGCGGCGCCATGTCCCGGATCCTCGAGTACAAGCGCATCGAGCTGGAGGCCATCGCCAAGGTCAACATCAGGGGCATCTCGGTCGAGCCGGTCATCCACGCCTGCGCCGAACTCCTCGACAACGCCACCCGTTACTCGCCGCCGCAGACCCAGGTGCACGTCTCCGCGCACGAGGTGCAGTACGGCGTCGCCATCGAGATCGAGGACTGCGGCCCCCCGCTCAACGAGGAATCCCGCGAGCGCCTCGAGGAACTGATGGCCATGGCCGCGGAAGGCACCGACCTGGAGGTCATCGAGGACGTGCCGCGGCTGGGCTTCGCCGTCGTCGGCCGGCTGTGCAGGCAGTACGACATGCAGATCTCGCTGCGCTCCTCGGCGTACGGCGGTCTGCGGGCGGTGCTCGTGGTGCCGCGGATCATGATGACCGACGAGCCCGGCGTGCTCGGCTTCGTGCCGCACGGGATCGGCGCCCAGTCCGTGGCCCCGCGCCCGCCCGGCTCGGTCGAGGGACCCAAGCGCAAGCCCAAGGTCCGTCGCCCCACCAACCCGAAGATCCCCGCCACGGTGTCCATGGAGGACGACGTCCCCGTGGTCACCGAGTGGACGGAGAACGGCCTGCCGCAGCGCCGCAGCCGGGTGAAGACCTCGCTCACCCAGCAGCTGATCGACGAGGCGGCCTGGGACCAGGCCGTGAAGGAGGCGGCCGAGCGCGCCGCGAACGCCCACCGGATCAGGGACAACCCGTGGCTGACGCCCGACCCCGAACCGGAGCCGGAGGCGGAGCCCGCACCGGAGCCGGAGCCCGAACCGGAGCCGGAGAAGGAGGAGCGGCCCCTGCCGGGCATGTGGGTCGAGGCCTTCTACGAGGGGCTGAAGAAGGACAACCCGGGTGACCCCACCGGGTTCACCCGCAACCCCGCCGCCTACCAGCACCTGCTCAAGGAAAACCAGCCGAACCGGAGTGAGACGGCCCGTGACGGGGCCGGCGACGAGGGGGACCCCACGTGA
- a CDS encoding DEAD/DEAH box helicase: protein MIVLLSVRPGTLESTMTQDLSPAERYAAARRRAAEQATALASFREMYDFGLDPFQIEACRALEAGKGVLVAAPTGSGKTIVGEFAVHLALQQGKKCFYTTPIKALSNQKYNDLCRRYGTAKVGLLTGDNSVNSDAPVVVMTTEVLRNMLYAGSQTLLGLGYVVMDEVHYLSDRFRGAVWEEVIIHLPESVTLVSLSATVSNAEEFGDWLDTVRGDTEVIVSEHRPVPLFQHVLAGRRMYDLFEEGEGHKKAVNPDLTRMARMEASRPSFPDRRRGRAMREADRERERRQRSRVWTPSRPEVIERLDAEGLLPAITFIFSRAACEAAVQQCLYAGLRLNDEEARHRVRALVEERTASIPREDLHVLGYYEWLEGLERGIAAHHAGMLPTFKEVVEELFVRGLVKAVFATETLALGINMPARSVVLEKLVKWNGEQHADITPGEYTQLTGRAGRRGIDVEGHAVVLWQRGMSPEHLAGLAGTRTYPLRSSFKPSYNMAVNLVEQFGRHRSRELLETSFAQFQADKSVVGISRQVQRNEEGLEGYKSSMTCHLGDFEEYARLRRELKDRETELARQGASQRRAEAAVALERLKPGDVIHVPTGKYAGLALVLDPGLPAGRSNGHRGLEHHDGPRPLVLTAERQVKRLAAIDFPVPVEPLERMRIPKSFNPRSPQSRRDLASALRTKAGHITPERHRKRRSEAADDREIARLRAALRAHPCHGCNDREDHARWAERYHRLLRDTKQLERRIEGRTNTIARTFDRIVALLTELDYLRDDEVTEHGRRLARLYGELDLLASECLRAGVWEGLGPAELAACVSALVYEARVGDDALAPKLPSGNAKAALGEMVRIWGRLDALEEDYRISQTEGVGQREPDLGFAWAAYMWASGKGLDEVLREAEMPAGDFVRWCKQVIDVLGQIQAAAPAEGSTVPKAARKAVEGLLRGVVAYSSVG from the coding sequence ATGATCGTCCTGTTGTCAGTGCGGCCCGGTACGCTCGAAAGCACGATGACACAGGACCTCTCACCGGCCGAGCGGTACGCGGCAGCCCGCAGGCGGGCAGCCGAGCAGGCCACCGCGCTCGCGTCCTTCCGCGAGATGTACGACTTCGGCCTCGACCCCTTCCAGATCGAGGCGTGCCGGGCCCTGGAGGCGGGAAAGGGCGTGCTGGTCGCGGCACCCACCGGCTCCGGCAAGACGATCGTGGGCGAGTTCGCCGTCCACCTCGCCCTCCAGCAGGGCAAGAAGTGCTTCTACACGACCCCCATCAAGGCGCTGTCGAACCAGAAGTACAACGACCTGTGCCGACGTTACGGCACCGCGAAGGTCGGCCTGCTGACCGGCGACAACAGCGTCAACTCCGACGCCCCGGTGGTCGTGATGACCACCGAGGTGCTGCGGAACATGCTGTACGCGGGCTCGCAGACCCTCCTGGGCCTCGGCTACGTGGTCATGGACGAGGTGCACTACCTCTCCGACCGCTTCCGCGGCGCGGTCTGGGAAGAGGTGATCATCCACCTGCCCGAGTCCGTGACGCTGGTGTCGCTGTCGGCGACCGTCTCCAACGCGGAGGAGTTCGGCGACTGGCTGGACACCGTGCGCGGCGACACCGAGGTGATCGTCTCCGAGCACCGGCCCGTGCCGCTGTTCCAGCACGTGCTCGCCGGGCGGCGGATGTACGACCTGTTCGAGGAGGGCGAGGGCCACAAGAAGGCCGTCAACCCCGACCTCACCCGCATGGCGCGCATGGAGGCGAGCCGGCCGTCCTTCCCGGACCGCCGGCGCGGCCGGGCGATGCGCGAGGCCGACCGGGAGCGGGAGCGCCGCCAGCGCTCGCGCGTCTGGACGCCGAGCCGTCCCGAGGTGATCGAGCGGCTGGACGCCGAGGGGCTGCTCCCCGCGATCACCTTCATCTTCAGCCGCGCCGCCTGCGAGGCCGCCGTCCAGCAGTGCCTGTACGCGGGACTGCGGCTCAACGACGAGGAGGCGCGCCACCGGGTGCGGGCGCTCGTGGAGGAGCGCACCGCCTCCATCCCGCGCGAGGACCTGCACGTGCTCGGCTACTACGAGTGGCTGGAGGGCCTGGAGCGCGGGATCGCCGCCCACCACGCGGGCATGCTGCCGACCTTCAAGGAGGTCGTCGAGGAGCTGTTCGTCCGCGGGCTGGTGAAGGCGGTCTTCGCCACCGAGACGCTGGCGCTGGGCATCAACATGCCGGCCCGCTCGGTGGTGCTGGAGAAGCTGGTCAAGTGGAACGGCGAGCAGCACGCCGACATCACCCCCGGTGAGTACACCCAGCTGACCGGCCGGGCCGGACGGCGCGGCATCGACGTCGAGGGCCACGCCGTGGTGCTGTGGCAGCGCGGGATGAGCCCCGAGCACCTGGCCGGACTCGCGGGCACCCGCACCTATCCGCTGCGCTCCAGCTTCAAGCCGTCGTACAACATGGCGGTCAACCTGGTCGAGCAGTTCGGGCGGCACCGCTCGCGTGAGCTGCTGGAGACCTCGTTCGCCCAGTTCCAGGCCGACAAGTCGGTCGTCGGCATCTCCCGTCAGGTGCAGCGCAACGAGGAGGGCCTGGAGGGCTACAAGAGCTCCATGACCTGCCACCTCGGCGACTTCGAGGAGTACGCGCGACTGCGGCGCGAGCTGAAGGACCGCGAGACCGAGCTGGCGCGGCAGGGCGCGTCGCAGCGGCGGGCCGAGGCCGCCGTGGCGCTGGAGCGGCTGAAGCCCGGTGACGTCATCCACGTGCCGACCGGCAAGTACGCCGGGCTGGCGCTGGTGCTCGACCCGGGCCTGCCCGCCGGGCGCTCCAACGGCCACCGCGGACTGGAGCACCACGACGGGCCGCGCCCGCTGGTGCTCACCGCCGAGCGGCAGGTCAAGCGGCTGGCGGCGATCGACTTCCCGGTCCCGGTGGAGCCGCTGGAGCGGATGCGCATCCCGAAGTCCTTCAACCCCCGCTCCCCGCAGTCCCGCCGGGACCTGGCGTCCGCGCTGCGCACCAAGGCCGGGCACATTACGCCCGAGCGGCACCGCAAGCGGCGCTCCGAGGCCGCCGACGACCGGGAGATCGCCCGGCTGCGGGCGGCCCTGCGGGCGCACCCGTGCCACGGCTGCAACGACCGCGAGGACCACGCCCGCTGGGCCGAGCGGTACCACCGGCTGCTGCGGGACACCAAGCAGCTGGAACGCCGCATCGAGGGGCGGACGAACACCATCGCGCGCACCTTCGACCGGATCGTGGCGCTGCTGACCGAGCTCGACTACCTGCGCGACGACGAGGTCACCGAGCACGGCAGGCGGCTCGCCCGGCTCTACGGTGAACTCGACCTGCTGGCCAGCGAGTGCCTGCGGGCCGGCGTCTGGGAGGGCCTGGGCCCGGCGGAACTCGCCGCGTGCGTCTCGGCGTTGGTGTACGAGGCGCGGGTCGGCGACGACGCGCTCGCGCCGAAGCTGCCGTCCGGCAACGCGAAGGCCGCGCTCGGCGAGATGGTGCGGATCTGGGGACGGCTGGACGCCCTGGAGGAGGACTACCGCATCAGCCAGACCGAGGGCGTCGGGCAGCGCGAGCCCGATCTCGGGTTCGCCTGGGCCGCGTACATGTGGGCCTCCGGCAAGGGCCTCGACGAGGTGCTGCGCGAGGCGGAGATGCCGGCCGGGGACTTCGTGCGGTGGTGCAAGCAGGTGATCGACGTGCTGGGGCAGATCCAGGCGGCGGCGCCCGCGGAGGGGTCCACCGTGCCCAAGGCCGCGCGCAAGGCGGTCGAGGGGCTGCTGCGAGGGGTTGTCGCCTACTCGTCGGTGGGCTGA